The Rhinoraja longicauda isolate Sanriku21f chromosome 17, sRhiLon1.1, whole genome shotgun sequence genome includes a region encoding these proteins:
- the rab43 gene encoding ras-related protein Rab-43, whose protein sequence is MSGPVDPDESFDFLFKVVLIGDAGVGKTCVVQRFKSGIFVERQGNTIGVDFTMKTLEIQGKRVKLQIWDTAGQERFRTITQSYYRSANGAIIAYDISKRGTFESVPRWIEDVKKYAGSNIVQLLIGNKSDQDDIREVKYQDAQTLADHYEIVSVLETSAKDSSNVEEAFIKMATELMLRHGGPMFTEKATESIKLNSKDVNEAWGCSC, encoded by the exons atGTCGGGGCCGGTGGACCCGGACGAGTCGTTCGACTTTCTCTTCAAGGTGGTTCTGATCGGAGACGCCGGCGTCGGCAAAACGTGCGTGGTGCAGCGCTTCAAGTCGGGCATCTTCGTGGAAAGACAGGGCAACACCATCGGGGTGGACTTCACCATGAAGACGCTGGAGATCCAAGGCAAGCGGGTGAAG TTGCAGATATGGGACACAGCTGGACAAGAACGATTTAGAACAATTACACAGAGTTATTATCGAAGTGCTAATGGTGCAATTATCGCTTACGACATTAGCAAAAGAGGAACGTTTGAATCTGTGCCACGGTGGATAGAAGATGTGAAGAAGTATGCAGGTTCAAATATTGTACAGTTATTAATCG GTAACAAGTCTGATCAGGATGATATCCGAGAGGTTAAATACCAAGATGCCCAAACTCTTGCAGATCACTATGAGATAGTGTCTGTATTAGAAACATCTGCCAAAGATTCTAGCAACGTGGAAGAGGCTTTTATCAAAATGGCCACGGAGCTTATGCTGAGGCACGGTGGGCCGATGTTCACTGAAAAAGCAACAGAGAGCATCAAGTTGAATAGCAAGGACGTGAATGAAGCATGGGGGTGTAGCTGCTGA